The following proteins are co-located in the Pseudomonas cavernae genome:
- a CDS encoding YceI family protein, giving the protein MLKQTLAALALGSALLSAGQAMAADYAIDKEGQHAFVTFKINHLGYSFIYGSFKDFDGAFSFDAKNPDASKVKVSINTASVDTNHAERDKHLRSGDFLNVGKYPTATFASTSVKSTGSGTADITGNLTLNGVTKPVVIAAKFNGEGKDPWGGYRAGFEGSTTLKLKDFQIQKDLGPTSQEVQMIISFEGVRQ; this is encoded by the coding sequence ATGTTGAAGCAAACCCTCGCCGCGCTGGCCCTCGGTAGCGCTCTGTTGAGCGCCGGCCAGGCCATGGCCGCCGATTACGCCATCGACAAGGAAGGCCAGCACGCCTTCGTCACCTTCAAGATCAATCACCTGGGCTACAGCTTCATCTATGGCAGCTTCAAGGACTTCGACGGCGCTTTCAGCTTCGATGCCAAGAACCCCGACGCCAGCAAGGTCAAGGTGAGCATCAACACCGCCAGCGTTGACACCAACCACGCCGAGCGCGACAAGCACCTGCGCAGCGGCGACTTCCTGAATGTCGGCAAGTACCCGACCGCGACCTTCGCATCCACTTCGGTCAAGTCCACCGGTAGCGGCACCGCCGATATCACCGGCAACCTGACCCTCAATGGCGTGACCAAGCCGGTGGTGATCGCCGCCAAGTTCAACGGCGAGGGCAAGGACCCGTGGGGTGGCTACCGCGCCGGCTTCGAGGGCAGCACCACGCTGAAACTGAAGGACTTCCAGATCCAGAAGGACCTCGGCCCGACCTCCCAGGAAGTGCAGATGATCATTTCGTTCGAAGGCGTACGCCAGTAA
- a CDS encoding acyl-CoA thioesterase: MNFHTRKWVKPEDLNPNGSLFGGSLLKWIDEEAAIYAIVQLGNQKVVTKFISEINFVSSARQGDIIELGITASEFGRTSITLTCEVRNKITRKSILTIDRMVFVNLGVDGLPAPHGKTEITYIKDQFKE; the protein is encoded by the coding sequence ATGAACTTCCACACTCGCAAGTGGGTCAAGCCCGAAGACCTCAACCCCAACGGCAGCTTATTTGGCGGCAGTCTGCTGAAGTGGATCGACGAGGAGGCGGCGATCTACGCCATCGTCCAGCTCGGCAACCAGAAGGTGGTGACCAAGTTCATCTCCGAGATCAACTTCGTCAGCTCGGCACGCCAGGGCGACATCATCGAGCTGGGCATTACCGCCAGCGAGTTCGGCCGCACCTCGATCACCCTGACCTGCGAAGTGCGCAACAAGATCACCCGCAAGAGCATCCTCACCATCGACCGCATGGTGTTCGTCAACCTCGGCGTGGATGGTCTGCCGGCGCCGCATGGCAAGACCGAGATCACCTATATCAAGGACCAGTTCAAAGAATAG
- the ahcY gene encoding adenosylhomocysteinase has protein sequence MSAVLTPGGFTDYKVADISLAAWGRRELIIAESEMPALMGLRRKYAGEQPLRGAKILGCIHMTIQTGVLIETLIALGAEVRWSSCNIFSTQDQAAAAIAAAGIPVFAWKGETEQEYEWCIEQTILKDGQPWDANMVLDDGGDLTEILHKKYPAMLDKIHGITEETTTGVHRLLDMLKAGTLKVPAVNVNDSVTKSKNDNKYGCRHSLNDAIKRGTDHLLSGKQALVIGYGDVGKGSAQSLRQEGMIVKVSEVDPICAMQACMDGFEVVSPYNNGLNDGSEASVDAALLGKIDLIVTTTGNVNVCDAGMLKALKKRAVVCNIGHFDNEIDTAFMRKTWAWEEVKPQVHKIHRTGKDGFDPHNDDYLILLAEGRLVNLGNATGHPSRIMDGSFANQVLAQIHLYGAKFADLPAAAKAAKLSVEVLPKKLDEEVALEMVKGFGGVVTQLTGKQAEYIGVTVAGPFKPDAYRY, from the coding sequence ATGAGCGCTGTACTGACGCCTGGCGGTTTCACCGACTACAAGGTCGCCGACATTTCCCTGGCCGCCTGGGGCCGCCGCGAGCTGATCATCGCCGAGTCGGAAATGCCCGCCCTGATGGGCCTGCGCCGTAAATATGCCGGCGAACAGCCTTTGCGCGGCGCGAAGATCCTCGGCTGCATCCACATGACCATCCAGACCGGCGTGCTGATCGAAACCCTGATCGCCCTCGGCGCCGAAGTGCGCTGGTCGTCCTGCAACATCTTCTCGACTCAGGACCAGGCCGCCGCCGCCATCGCCGCCGCCGGTATCCCGGTATTCGCCTGGAAAGGCGAGACCGAGCAAGAGTACGAGTGGTGCATCGAGCAGACCATCCTCAAGGACGGCCAGCCGTGGGATGCCAACATGGTGCTCGACGACGGCGGCGACCTGACCGAGATCCTGCACAAGAAATACCCGGCGATGCTCGACAAGATCCACGGCATCACCGAAGAAACCACCACCGGCGTGCACCGCCTGCTCGACATGCTCAAGGCCGGCACCCTGAAAGTCCCGGCGGTCAACGTCAACGACTCGGTGACCAAGAGCAAGAACGACAACAAATACGGCTGCCGCCACAGCCTGAACGACGCCATCAAGCGCGGCACCGACCACCTGCTGTCCGGCAAGCAGGCGCTGGTGATCGGCTACGGCGACGTGGGCAAGGGCTCGGCCCAGTCCCTGCGCCAGGAAGGCATGATCGTCAAGGTTTCCGAAGTCGACCCGATCTGCGCCATGCAGGCGTGCATGGACGGCTTCGAAGTCGTCTCGCCGTACAACAACGGCCTCAACGACGGCAGCGAAGCCAGCGTCGACGCCGCCCTGCTCGGCAAGATCGACCTGATCGTCACCACCACCGGTAACGTCAACGTCTGCGACGCCGGCATGCTCAAGGCACTGAAGAAGCGCGCCGTGGTGTGCAACATCGGTCACTTCGACAATGAAATTGATACCGCCTTCATGCGCAAGACCTGGGCCTGGGAAGAGGTCAAGCCGCAGGTGCACAAGATCCATCGCACCGGCAAGGACGGCTTCGATCCGCACAACGACGACTACCTGATCCTGCTCGCCGAAGGCCGTCTGGTGAACCTGGGCAACGCCACCGGCCACCCGAGCCGAATCATGGACGGCTCGTTCGCCAACCAGGTACTGGCGCAGATCCACCTGTACGGTGCTAAGTTCGCCGACCTGCCGGCTGCCGCCAAGGCCGCCAAACTGTCCGTGGAAGTGCTGCCGAAGAAACTCGACGAAGAAGTGGCGCTGGAGATGGTCAAGGGCTTCGGTGGCGTGGTCACCCAGCTGACCGGCAAGCAGGCCGAGTACATCGGCGTCACCGTGGCCGGCCCATTCAAGCCGGACGCCTACCGCTACTAA
- a CDS encoding adenosylmethionine--8-amino-7-oxononanoate transaminase gives MGLNDQWMQRDLAVLWHPCTQMKDHERLPLIPIKRGEGVWLEDFEGKRYLDAVSSWWVNVFGHANPRINQRLKDQLEQLEHVMLAGFSHPPVIELSERLVQITPAGLDRVFYADNGSSGIEVALKMSFHYWRNCGQDGKKRFVTLSNSYHGETVAAMSVGDVALFTETYKPLLLDTLKVPSPDCYYRPEGMGWEEHSRNMFAHMEQCLAAHHREVAAVIVEPLIQGAGGMRMYHPVYLKLLREACDRYGVHLIHDEIAVGFGRTGTMFACEQAGITPDFLVLSKALTGGYLPMAAVLTTDTVYQAFYDDYDTLRAFLHSHTYTGNPLACVAALATLDIFAEDNVIAANQALATKMASATAHLAEHPHVAEVRQTGMALAIEMVQDKASKTAYPWQERRGLQVFQHALSRGALLRPLGSVVYFLPPYVITPEQIDFLATVATEGIDLATRSAVSVAVSNFHPNHRDPG, from the coding sequence ATGGGCCTGAACGATCAGTGGATGCAGCGCGACCTCGCGGTGCTCTGGCATCCCTGCACGCAGATGAAAGACCACGAGCGCCTGCCGCTGATCCCGATCAAGCGCGGCGAGGGGGTGTGGCTGGAAGACTTCGAGGGCAAGCGCTACCTCGACGCGGTCAGCTCCTGGTGGGTCAACGTCTTCGGCCACGCCAATCCACGGATCAACCAGCGTCTCAAGGACCAGCTCGAGCAACTCGAACACGTGATGCTCGCCGGCTTCAGCCACCCGCCGGTGATCGAGCTGTCCGAGCGTTTGGTGCAGATCACCCCGGCCGGCCTGGACCGGGTGTTCTACGCCGACAACGGCTCGTCGGGCATCGAGGTGGCGCTGAAGATGAGCTTCCACTACTGGCGCAACTGCGGCCAGGACGGCAAGAAGCGCTTCGTCACCCTGAGCAACAGTTACCACGGCGAGACCGTGGCGGCGATGTCGGTGGGCGACGTCGCGCTGTTCACCGAGACCTACAAACCGCTGCTGCTCGACACCCTCAAGGTGCCGAGCCCGGACTGCTACTACCGCCCGGAAGGCATGGGCTGGGAGGAGCACTCGCGCAACATGTTCGCCCACATGGAACAGTGCCTGGCCGCGCACCACCGGGAAGTCGCCGCGGTGATCGTTGAGCCGCTGATCCAGGGCGCCGGCGGCATGCGCATGTACCACCCGGTCTACCTCAAGCTGTTGCGCGAGGCCTGCGACCGCTACGGCGTGCACCTGATCCACGACGAGATCGCCGTCGGCTTCGGGCGCACCGGCACCATGTTCGCCTGCGAACAGGCCGGCATCACCCCGGACTTCCTGGTGCTGTCCAAGGCGCTGACCGGCGGCTACCTGCCGATGGCCGCGGTGCTCACCACCGACACCGTCTACCAGGCGTTCTACGACGACTACGACACCCTGCGCGCCTTCCTCCACTCGCACACCTACACCGGCAACCCGCTGGCCTGCGTGGCCGCGCTGGCGACCCTGGACATCTTCGCCGAGGACAACGTCATCGCGGCCAACCAGGCGCTGGCGACCAAGATGGCCAGCGCCACCGCGCACCTGGCCGAGCACCCGCACGTCGCCGAAGTGCGCCAGACCGGCATGGCCCTGGCCATCGAGATGGTCCAGGACAAGGCCAGCAAGACCGCCTACCCCTGGCAGGAGCGCCGCGGCCTGCAGGTCTTCCAGCATGCCCTGAGTCGCGGCGCGCTGCTGCGGCCGCTGGGCAGCGTGGTGTACTTCCTGCCGCCCTACGTCATCACTCCCGAGCAGATCGACTTCCTCGCCACGGTGGCCACCGAAGGCATCGACCTCGCCACCCGCAGCGCGGTCAGCGTCGCGGTGAGCAATTTCCACCCCAACCACCGAGATCCGGGATGA
- a CDS encoding LysE family transporter — translation MSAVFFAALLFGFVFCLSPGAVLAETLRRGLKGGFRPALLVQFGSLIGDALWALIGLTGLALLLAQEGLRLPLTLASATYLVWLGVQSFGDAWRPVAAQEAGAQARGAFAAGAALSLSNPKNLVYWGALGSALAGIVDGVPSQAQALVFFAGFMLASLLSCFLCAGLVDWLRRHASPCWQRVSHALCGLVLLVLAGLALRGV, via the coding sequence ATGTCTGCCGTGTTCTTCGCTGCCCTACTGTTTGGTTTCGTGTTCTGCCTGTCGCCCGGGGCGGTGCTGGCCGAGACTCTGCGGCGTGGGCTCAAGGGGGGCTTCCGGCCGGCGTTGCTGGTGCAGTTCGGCTCGCTGATTGGCGATGCGTTGTGGGCGCTGATTGGTCTTACCGGCTTGGCGCTGTTGCTCGCGCAGGAGGGCCTGCGGCTGCCGCTGACGCTGGCCTCGGCGACCTATCTGGTGTGGCTCGGCGTGCAGAGTTTCGGCGATGCCTGGCGTCCAGTGGCGGCACAAGAGGCGGGCGCGCAGGCGCGTGGCGCCTTCGCCGCCGGTGCCGCGCTGTCGTTGTCCAACCCGAAGAACCTGGTGTACTGGGGTGCGCTGGGCAGCGCCCTGGCGGGAATCGTCGACGGTGTGCCGAGCCAGGCGCAGGCGCTGGTGTTCTTCGCCGGCTTCATGCTGGCGTCCTTGCTCAGCTGCTTTCTCTGCGCCGGATTGGTTGACTGGCTGCGTCGCCACGCCTCGCCATGCTGGCAGCGTGTCAGCCACGCCCTGTGCGGCCTGGTGCTGCTGGTTCTGGCGGGTCTGGCGCTGCGCGGGGTGTAG
- a CDS encoding DEAD/DEAH box helicase, with translation MSFASLGLSEALVGAVHAAGYTQPTPVQQRAIPAVLQGRDLMVAAQTGTGKTGGFALPILERLFPAGHPDKPHRHGPRQPRVLVLTPTRELAAQVHDSFKVYARDLPLVSTCVFGGVGMNPQAQALAKGVDILVACPGRLLDLAGQGKVDLAHVEILVLDEADRMLDMGFIHDVKKVLARLPAQRQNLLFSATFSRDITELASKLLHNPERIEVTPPNTTVERIEQRVYRLPSSHKRALLAHLVTQGAWEQVLVFTRTKHGANRLAEYLDKHGLPAMAIHGNKSQNARTKALADFKANQVRILVATDIAARGLDIDQLPHVVNFELPNVEEDYVHRIGRTGRAGRSGEAISLVAPDEEKLLKGIERMTKQKIADGDLLGFDASTVEVEKPEARPPREPRQPRGEQQKKARGNAGEHQGGRKDKGKDKGRQKPTGQAQAQPQTQAKQPQRAQPAAAPALPPDRDPEEFLDDEIDNFGNRADYVPVQPKPQGRNPRRGGQGQGQGQAAQGRNQSQGQRPGGAQGGNKPGKSGQRPQGQSQGRSGQGRGTGGGRRDDSLRSERHEPAVQDPRSSGKQPLIIRKGERLPTPEQLEQLEQSNRPRGEKPALLTRNR, from the coding sequence ATGTCCTTTGCCTCCCTCGGTCTCTCCGAGGCTTTGGTCGGTGCCGTGCACGCAGCCGGCTACACCCAACCCACGCCGGTGCAACAGCGGGCCATTCCCGCCGTGTTGCAAGGTCGCGACCTGATGGTCGCCGCCCAGACGGGTACGGGTAAAACCGGCGGCTTCGCGCTGCCGATCCTCGAACGTCTGTTCCCCGCCGGTCACCCGGACAAGCCGCACCGCCACGGCCCGCGCCAGCCGCGCGTGCTGGTGCTGACCCCGACCCGCGAGCTGGCCGCCCAGGTGCATGACAGCTTCAAGGTCTACGCCCGTGATCTGCCGCTGGTCAGCACCTGCGTCTTCGGTGGCGTCGGCATGAACCCGCAGGCCCAGGCCCTGGCCAAGGGCGTCGACATCCTCGTCGCCTGCCCGGGCCGCCTGCTCGACCTCGCCGGCCAAGGCAAGGTCGACCTCGCCCATGTCGAAATCCTGGTCCTCGACGAAGCCGACCGCATGCTCGACATGGGCTTCATCCACGACGTGAAGAAAGTCCTCGCCCGCCTGCCGGCGCAGCGCCAGAACCTGCTGTTCTCGGCGACCTTCTCCCGCGATATCACCGAGTTGGCCAGCAAGCTGCTGCACAACCCCGAGCGCATCGAAGTCACGCCGCCGAACACCACGGTCGAGCGCATCGAGCAACGCGTCTACCGTCTGCCATCCAGCCACAAGCGCGCGCTGCTCGCGCACCTGGTCACCCAGGGTGCCTGGGAGCAGGTACTGGTGTTCACCCGCACCAAGCACGGTGCCAACCGCCTGGCCGAGTACCTCGACAAGCACGGCCTGCCGGCGATGGCGATCCACGGCAACAAGAGCCAGAACGCGCGCACCAAGGCGCTGGCTGACTTCAAGGCCAACCAGGTGCGCATCCTGGTGGCCACCGATATCGCCGCCCGCGGCCTGGATATCGACCAGCTGCCGCATGTGGTCAACTTCGAGCTGCCGAACGTCGAGGAAGACTACGTACACCGCATCGGCCGCACCGGCCGTGCCGGGCGCAGCGGCGAGGCGATCTCGCTGGTGGCGCCGGACGAAGAGAAGCTGCTCAAAGGCATCGAGCGGATGACCAAGCAGAAGATCGCCGACGGCGACCTGCTCGGCTTCGACGCCAGCACCGTCGAGGTGGAAAAACCCGAGGCCCGTCCGCCACGCGAACCGCGCCAACCGCGCGGCGAGCAGCAGAAGAAGGCCCGCGGCAACGCCGGCGAGCATCAGGGCGGACGCAAGGACAAGGGCAAGGACAAGGGTCGGCAGAAGCCCACCGGCCAGGCCCAGGCCCAGCCTCAGACGCAGGCCAAGCAGCCGCAGCGCGCGCAGCCAGCCGCCGCGCCGGCGCTGCCGCCGGATCGCGACCCGGAGGAGTTCCTCGACGACGAAATCGACAACTTTGGCAACCGCGCCGACTACGTACCGGTGCAGCCCAAACCCCAGGGCCGCAATCCGCGCCGCGGTGGCCAGGGTCAAGGGCAGGGCCAGGCCGCGCAAGGGCGTAACCAGAGCCAGGGCCAGCGGCCGGGCGGCGCCCAGGGCGGCAACAAACCGGGCAAGTCCGGCCAACGCCCACAGGGCCAGAGCCAGGGCCGTAGCGGTCAGGGCCGCGGCACTGGCGGCGGTCGTCGTGACGACTCGCTGCGCAGCGAGCGCCATGAGCCAGCGGTTCAGGACCCGCGTAGCAGCGGTAAGCAGCCGCTGATCATCCGCAAGGGCGAGCGCCTGCCGACGCCCGAGCAGTTGGAGCAACTCGAGCAGAGCAATCGCCCGCGCGGCGAGAAGCCGGCCCTGCTGACGCGCAACCGCTAA
- a CDS encoding cytochrome b, translating into MQWRNSSARYGLVSILLHWGVALAVFFLFGLGLWMVELDYYSAWYNAAPALHKDIGLILLAVMLLRLVWRFVSPPPPVLSSYDSLTRLSAKFGHAVLYLGLFAVLISGYLISTAEGRGISLFGLIEVPALISGIPDQEDVAGLVHEYVAWGLVIFSGLHALAALKHHFIDRDVTLARMLGRAR; encoded by the coding sequence ATGCAGTGGCGCAATTCTTCCGCCCGCTATGGCCTGGTCAGCATCCTGCTGCACTGGGGCGTGGCCCTGGCGGTGTTCTTTTTGTTCGGCTTGGGCCTCTGGATGGTCGAGCTGGACTACTACAGCGCCTGGTACAACGCCGCGCCGGCCCTGCATAAAGACATCGGCCTGATCCTCCTGGCGGTCATGCTGTTGCGCCTAGTCTGGCGCTTCGTCAGCCCGCCCCCGCCGGTCCTGAGCAGCTACGACAGCCTCACCCGGCTGAGCGCCAAGTTCGGTCATGCCGTGCTCTATCTCGGCCTGTTCGCGGTGCTGATCTCCGGCTACCTGATCTCCACCGCCGAGGGCCGCGGGATCAGCCTGTTCGGACTGATCGAGGTGCCGGCGCTGATCAGCGGCATTCCCGACCAGGAAGACGTGGCCGGCCTGGTGCACGAGTACGTGGCCTGGGGGCTGGTGATCTTCTCCGGATTGCACGCCCTGGCGGCCCTGAAACACCACTTCATCGACCGTGACGTGACCCTGGCGCGTATGCTCGGGCGCGCGCGCTGA
- the metF gene encoding methylenetetrahydrofolate reductase [NAD(P)H], producing MSQERRYSFEFFPAKTEAGHEKLLATARQLAAYNPDFFSCTYGAGGSTRDRTLHTVLQLNGDVGVATAPHLSCVGDSKDDLRDLLNQYREAGIQRIVALRGDLPSGMGMASGELRYANELVEFIRAETGEHFHIEIAAYPEMHPQARSFEDDLSNFVRKAKAGADSAITQYFFNADSYFYFVDRVQKLGVDMPVVPGIMPITNYSKLARFSDACGAEIPRWIRKQLEAYGDDIASIQAYGEQVISEMCERLLQGGAPGLHFYTLNQAEPSLAIWNNLKLPR from the coding sequence ATGAGCCAAGAACGCCGCTACAGCTTCGAGTTCTTCCCCGCCAAGACCGAAGCCGGGCACGAAAAACTGCTGGCCACCGCGCGCCAGCTGGCTGCCTACAACCCCGATTTTTTCTCCTGCACCTATGGTGCCGGCGGCTCGACCCGCGACCGTACCCTGCACACCGTGTTGCAGCTGAACGGCGACGTCGGCGTGGCGACCGCGCCGCACCTGTCCTGCGTCGGTGACAGCAAGGACGACCTGCGCGACCTGCTGAACCAATATCGCGAAGCCGGGATCCAGCGCATCGTCGCCCTGCGCGGCGACTTGCCGTCGGGCATGGGCATGGCCAGCGGCGAGCTGCGCTACGCCAACGAGCTGGTCGAGTTCATCCGCGCCGAAACCGGCGAGCATTTCCACATCGAGATCGCCGCCTATCCGGAGATGCATCCGCAGGCGCGCAGCTTCGAGGACGACTTGAGCAACTTCGTGCGTAAGGCCAAGGCCGGCGCCGACAGCGCGATCACCCAGTACTTCTTCAACGCCGACAGCTACTTCTACTTCGTCGATCGGGTGCAGAAGCTCGGCGTGGACATGCCGGTGGTGCCGGGGATCATGCCGATCACCAACTACAGCAAGCTGGCGCGCTTCTCCGACGCCTGCGGCGCGGAAATCCCGCGCTGGATCCGCAAGCAGCTGGAGGCCTATGGCGACGACATCGCCAGCATTCAGGCCTACGGCGAGCAGGTGATCAGCGAGATGTGCGAACGCCTGTTGCAGGGCGGTGCGCCGGGGCTGCACTTCTATACCCTAAACCAGGCCGAACCCAGCCTGGCAATCTGGAACAACCTCAAGCTGCCGCGCTGA
- a CDS encoding chemotaxis protein CheB yields MTDKTAGRIAVLADTSLQRHVLQQALAANGYEVVLNSDPARLDEDSLAACAADLWLVDLAQSEDSPLVDSLLERSAAPVLFGEGHAPERHSENYPRWERRLVGKLKRLVGDPSQAVGPSLEALLAEAQRPTRLELPKALADTPLVAGAPARQVWLLAASLGGPVAVKAFLDALPGGLPLGFIYAQHIDASFEAALPQAVGRHSQWHVNPVRHGDPLRCGEVVVVPIQHELGFADDGAMQVGERGWPEPYSPSIDQMMLNLAQHFGAQCGVIVFSGMGSDGSAAAAYVRRQGGAIWTQRADSCVCASMPDSLREGGYSAFSGDPRELAEALVNHLAGQCA; encoded by the coding sequence ATGACGGATAAAACCGCAGGACGCATTGCCGTGCTCGCCGACACCTCGCTGCAGCGCCACGTGCTGCAGCAGGCGCTGGCGGCCAATGGCTACGAAGTGGTGCTCAACAGCGACCCGGCGCGCCTCGACGAGGACTCCTTGGCGGCCTGCGCCGCCGACCTCTGGCTGGTCGACCTGGCGCAGTCCGAGGACTCGCCGCTGGTCGACAGCCTGCTCGAGCGCTCCGCCGCGCCGGTGCTGTTCGGCGAGGGCCATGCGCCGGAGCGCCATTCGGAGAATTATCCGCGCTGGGAGCGGCGCCTGGTCGGCAAGCTCAAGCGCCTGGTCGGCGACCCCTCGCAGGCGGTCGGGCCGAGCCTCGAGGCGCTGCTCGCCGAGGCGCAGCGGCCGACCCGGTTGGAGCTGCCCAAGGCGCTGGCCGACACGCCGCTGGTGGCCGGTGCGCCGGCGCGTCAGGTGTGGCTGCTGGCCGCCTCCTTGGGCGGGCCGGTAGCGGTCAAGGCGTTTCTCGATGCCTTGCCCGGCGGCCTGCCGCTCGGTTTCATTTACGCCCAGCATATCGACGCCAGCTTCGAGGCGGCGCTGCCGCAGGCGGTGGGGCGGCACAGCCAGTGGCACGTCAACCCGGTACGCCACGGCGATCCGCTGCGCTGCGGCGAGGTGGTGGTGGTGCCGATCCAGCATGAGTTGGGCTTTGCCGACGACGGCGCGATGCAGGTCGGCGAGCGTGGCTGGCCGGAGCCCTACAGCCCGTCGATCGACCAGATGATGCTCAACCTGGCGCAGCATTTCGGTGCCCAGTGCGGGGTGATCGTGTTCAGCGGAATGGGCAGCGACGGCAGCGCCGCAGCCGCCTATGTGCGCCGCCAGGGCGGGGCGATCTGGACCCAGCGGGCCGACAGCTGCGTCTGTGCGAGCATGCCGGACAGCCTGCGCGAGGGCGGCTACAGCGCCTTCAGCGGCGACCCGCGCGAGCTGGCCGAGGCCCTGGTGAACCATCTGGCCGGGCAATGCGCCTGA
- a CDS encoding chemotaxis protein CheW: MSQAVATPNSVTSLTGLLLPLADRTLLLPNVAVAELIPYRAPQVTPGMPAWFLGQVAWRDLNLPLLSFEAASDGQAQIRAGVRVVVLNALGGRPRVKFLALLVQGIPRALKVDSGLVRADAPLAPLELDAVRFGEAVVKIPDLLGLEQKLADAGLI; encoded by the coding sequence ATGAGCCAAGCCGTCGCCACCCCGAACAGCGTCACCAGCCTCACCGGGCTGCTGCTACCGCTGGCCGACCGCACCCTGCTGCTGCCCAACGTGGCGGTGGCCGAGCTGATTCCCTATCGCGCGCCGCAAGTCACCCCGGGCATGCCGGCCTGGTTCCTCGGCCAGGTTGCCTGGCGTGATCTGAACCTGCCGCTGCTGTCCTTCGAGGCCGCCTCCGACGGCCAGGCGCAAATCCGTGCGGGCGTGCGGGTGGTGGTGCTCAATGCGCTGGGCGGCCGCCCGCGGGTCAAGTTCCTCGCCCTGCTGGTGCAAGGCATTCCGCGTGCGCTGAAAGTCGACAGCGGCCTGGTGCGCGCCGACGCGCCGTTGGCGCCGCTGGAACTGGATGCGGTCCGCTTCGGTGAGGCGGTGGTGAAGATTCCCGACTTGCTCGGCCTTGAGCAGAAACTGGCCGATGCCGGCCTGATCTGA
- a CDS encoding 16S rRNA (uracil(1498)-N(3))-methyltransferase, with amino-acid sequence MRLSRFFIDQPLALGQHALPEAQAHYIGRVLRLAVGDTVQLFDGSGQEFRGELIEVGKKVVRVELREQFAGLAESPLRIHLGQGLSRGERMDWAIQKACELGATEITPIISERCEVRLKDERADKRLAHWRQVAISACEQCGRSVLPLIHPPVALADWLQQAEAVLKLVLHPVAEPLASHARPASLAFLIGPEGGLSDAEVEQAKAAGYHAARLGPRVLRTETAPVVALSVAQQLWGDFL; translated from the coding sequence ATGAGACTGTCGCGCTTCTTTATCGATCAGCCCCTCGCCCTCGGCCAGCACGCGCTGCCCGAGGCCCAGGCCCACTACATCGGCCGCGTGCTGCGCCTGGCCGTCGGCGACACCGTGCAGCTGTTCGATGGCAGCGGCCAGGAGTTTCGCGGCGAGCTGATCGAAGTCGGCAAGAAGGTGGTGCGCGTCGAACTGCGCGAACAGTTCGCCGGCCTCGCCGAATCACCGCTGCGCATCCACCTTGGCCAGGGCCTGTCGCGCGGCGAGCGGATGGACTGGGCGATCCAGAAGGCCTGCGAACTCGGGGCGACCGAGATCACCCCGATCATCAGCGAGCGCTGTGAGGTGCGCCTCAAGGACGAACGCGCCGACAAGCGCCTGGCCCACTGGCGCCAGGTAGCGATCAGCGCCTGCGAGCAGTGCGGGCGCTCGGTGCTGCCGCTGATTCACCCGCCGGTGGCGCTGGCCGATTGGCTGCAGCAGGCCGAGGCCGTGCTCAAGCTGGTGTTGCACCCGGTCGCCGAGCCGCTGGCCAGTCACGCCAGACCGGCGTCCCTGGCCTTTCTGATCGGCCCGGAAGGTGGTCTGTCCGACGCCGAAGTCGAACAGGCCAAGGCCGCCGGCTACCACGCTGCCCGCCTCGGCCCGCGAGTGCTGCGCACCGAAACCGCGCCGGTGGTGGCGCTGAGCGTGGCGCAGCAGCTGTGGGGCGATTTCCTGTAG
- a CDS encoding AraC family transcriptional regulator, with translation MAQLRHARLGALELASAGGSGHRFDKHSHDEFVISANLRGDEQIWLDGRTFAAGPGAITTYNPGQIQGGGVAEDRPWHFVSLYVTAEQLTQTLGLGALEFARPLRHLPRLAEALAAAVETGLHADPFLRERGEERLIRLLGEVARTADVRLPSCAASGRGPVVRLQEWLAAHLQEAPSLDDMAAHLGLSKFHLLRSFQQQTGLTPRQWAMQLRTCRAQALLRAGRPATETAHALGFADQSHLNRHFRAAYGLSPGRFQRALRG, from the coding sequence ATGGCCCAGCTGCGGCATGCCCGGCTCGGCGCCTTAGAGCTGGCCAGCGCTGGCGGTTCGGGGCACCGGTTCGACAAGCACAGCCATGACGAATTCGTAATCAGCGCCAACTTGCGCGGCGACGAACAGATCTGGCTCGACGGCCGCACTTTCGCGGCCGGTCCTGGCGCGATCACCACCTACAATCCGGGGCAGATTCAGGGCGGTGGCGTGGCCGAGGACCGGCCCTGGCACTTCGTCAGTCTCTATGTGACGGCGGAACAGCTGACCCAGACGTTGGGGCTCGGCGCGCTGGAGTTCGCCCGTCCGCTGCGGCACTTGCCGCGCCTTGCCGAAGCGCTGGCCGCGGCGGTAGAGACCGGGCTGCACGCCGATCCTTTCCTGCGCGAGCGTGGCGAGGAGCGCCTGATCCGGCTGCTCGGCGAGGTCGCCCGGACTGCCGACGTGCGTCTGCCCAGCTGCGCGGCCAGCGGCCGCGGGCCGGTGGTGCGGCTGCAGGAGTGGCTGGCCGCGCACCTGCAGGAGGCGCCGAGCCTGGATGACATGGCCGCCCACCTGGGGCTGTCGAAGTTTCACCTGTTACGCAGCTTCCAGCAGCAGACCGGACTCACTCCGCGGCAATGGGCGATGCAACTGCGCACCTGTCGCGCCCAGGCGCTGCTGCGTGCCGGCCGACCGGCCACGGAGACCGCCCATGCCCTCGGCTTCGCCGACCAGAGCCACCTGAACCGGCACTTTCGCGCCGCCTACGGGCTATCGCCTGGGCGCTTCCAGCGCGCGCTGCGCGGCTGA